The nucleotide sequence CTTGTGATTCCCATCGGCGACGAGAACGACCAGCAGCTCGTCTGCTTGCGGAAGCGCCGGGATGGCCTCATAAAAGAAATTCTCGGTCCTTGCCGTTTCGTGCCCCTGGTGGGGCGATACGGCGTTGGAGGTCGGCGGTGATCGATCTGGTTTACGCGATATTCGAGGCGCTGAAGAACATCATCCACGACTTCGGCTATCTCGGCATTATCATCGGCATGACGATCGAAAGCTCCGCGATCCCGTTTCCCTCGGAGATCGTCATTCCGCCGGCCGGCGCGCTCGCGCAGGAAGGCCGCATGTCCCTGACGCTCGTCATTCTGTGCGGCGGCGTCGGCTCCGTGATCGGGGCGATGATCAATTACGTCGCCGCGCTCTGGCTCGGCCGGCCGTTTTTCGAGCGCTACGGGAAGTATTTCCTCGTCACCGAGGAGAAGCTGAAAAAGGCGGACGATTTCTTCGAGCGTTACGGCGCCATCGCCACGCTCACCTGCCGATTCATCACGGTCATCCGACAGCTCGTTTCGATCCCCGCGGGGCTCGCGCGCATGAATCTGACGAAGTTCGTGCTCTACACCGCCATCGGCTCCACGCTGTGGAGCGCAGTGCTCGCGTTCTTCGGCTACTTCCTCGGTGCCGGCGAGGACGTGCTCAAGGAATACAAGGGATCGTTGACGGTGGCGATGGTCATCCTGGCGGTCGCCATTATCGGCAGCTACGTCGCGTATGTCGTCGTCCAGCGCCGCCGCACGGCGTCTGTTGCCGCGACGCATGGAGCGCCCGGTGAGCCCTGATCGGCCGCTCCGCCGATACGTGTTCCCGGCGCTGGCCGCGGCGCTTGTCCTTTTCGCGGCCGGGTGCGGATATTACGTCACCGTGCAGCGCGGCGACACGCTCTCGGAAATCGCCGAACGCTACGATGTGACGGTCAACGACCTGCTCGAGGCCAACCCCGGCATCGACAACCCGAACCGGATCCTCGAAGGCCAGAAGGTCCGCATTCCGCGCGACAAGTCGATCGCCGCACAAGAAAAACCGGCGCGCGAGCGAAACGTTCG is from bacterium and encodes:
- a CDS encoding DedA family protein; protein product: MTIESSAIPFPSEIVIPPAGALAQEGRMSLTLVILCGGVGSVIGAMINYVAALWLGRPFFERYGKYFLVTEEKLKKADDFFERYGAIATLTCRFITVIRQLVSIPAGLARMNLTKFVLYTAIGSTLWSAVLAFFGYFLGAGEDVLKEYKGSLTVAMVILAVAIIGSYVAYVVVQRRRTASVAATHGAPGEP
- a CDS encoding LysM peptidoglycan-binding domain-containing protein; protein product: MSPDRPLRRYVFPALAAALVLFAAGCGYYVTVQRGDTLSEIAERYDVTVNDLLEANPGIDNPNRILEGQKVRIPRDKSIAAQEKPARERNVR